GCATACGCGCACGCATGCaagcatatctatatatatatatatatgtgtgtgtgtgtgtgtgtgtgagagagagagagagagagagagacatgcaCACGCACGCaagcatatctatatatatgtatgtgtataaatatatctatatatatatatgtgtataaatatatatatatatatatatatatatgtgtgtgtgtgtgtgtgtgtctctctctctctctctctctctctctctatgtatgtatatgtatgtatataaaatgtacatacatacaaatacatatatgtaaatatgtatgtacatatacatgcatatacatatacacacacacacacacacacatatatatatatatacatacatacatacatacatacatatatatatatatatatatatatatatatatatatatatatatatgtaaatatgtatgtacatatacatgcatatacatatatatacacacacacacacacatatatatatatatatacatacatacatacatacatacatacatatacatacatacatacatacatacatacatacatatatatatacatatatatatatatatatatatatatatatatatatatatatatatatatatgtgtgtgtatgtatatatatatatatatatgtgtatgtatgtatgtatacatatataaccTAGCTAAAGTAAAATTTTGCTTCCTAGTAACGTCAAGCGACCAAAAACACTCCTTCAACATGAGGGGGAATACAAGCATCCATGCAAAAGACCCTGACAAAGGCAAGACTAAGATCCACTGATGCTTGAAATCATCATCAGTCAAAGCACCAAGCCATTAACATTatactcagtttttttttttggtaaaattaaCATTATACTCAATTGCTCCATTGAAGTACCAAACCGTTAACACTTCTCAATTAACGGTATCACAACGGACACTTACAAGTCTTTCATGTTACATAATGTTTTATCATCCCCTAGCTGGCTTCACCATACATCCTATACTTAACCTAATCATAAGTAGTAATGCTGCCTAAAAAGCTAGCAATCCTAGGTGAATTgaattgtttaaaaattttaattaaattaacaatcTAAATAAATATGTgcttcaaattaaatttatttgagtGTTTGTGAAGAGTTAACAATGTATAGTAGTGGAATAAGTAAAACTTTACAAGAATAAAAATGATACAAAGCATGCAAATCAAGAGCGCACAACACAAACATAATAATTTATAGCGGTTTGATGCAATTCCGTACCTACGTCCGCTTCCTTAAAATCTCTTGAAAATTCTCCAATAATCTTCTTGATTACAGCGTGTTTATTTTACACGGATTCACAAACAAACCCAGTTGATTTTTTCAAACTCACCAACCATAATCTTACATAATTACTTTTTCGAGATCAAATTTAGTTAGTTTTGCGAGCTCACCAATCAAAACTTACAATGTTTAATTTCGGACTTGGACAGACTTTTATCTCaagtttcttttcttcaaaaaaattaataaagaaaacaaaatataaatataatttttagcacaaacgaaaaatagaaaagatgaaTTCTTTTAAGCCTGAAGAAGTTGCTGATGAATTACACAAAAGATGCTTCAACTTCTCTTGAATGATGATTGAGAGGATGAGGAAGATGATGAAGAAGATTAATCTTGAAAGCTTGCCGAaatctatacaaaaaaaaatttctttttttttttaatgatattcaaTGTTCTTCGCTCAAACTGATGATTTTCACTTTTTAATTTTCTTGGCtaccttcctaattgattttctagCTTTTAATAGACTTGGAGTTGGGTGGAGAACAAATTTTGACCGTTGAAAAAGAGTTGGAATAGTTGTTAGAAGCAAAAACCAACCGttaaaaataatccaaaaaaCTAAAGGTTAGTGCTGTTCCAAACCAGGGTCGACTCCAATTTCTCAAGGATCGACTCAAGATTTTCAGGAGTCGACTCCAACTATGCAGTTCTCTATTTTCTCTGAGAGAGTCAGCTCGAATTGACTTCGAATTGACTCAAACCTGTACCAATCTTCTTCCAACGTGCCAGAATCAACTCTAAATCTCCTGAAATCGACTTCAAATCTTCCAACAATATTTCTCTTCatattttgatctttctttcaaacttgaatttttgatcccAATACCTTCGAATGAtatttactttttttaattttattttttttaaatgagcTATCCAAAATTGTGAGAACTTTTTCTTTTAAGTATTTTGACTTGCATATTGAGAGAATTTGTTCTTTTGAtaaattcttcattttgaatatttaaaaaattctACATCCAATCTTGAaacatataattaatattataattattcaatattttgttatcatcaaaatcaatcataaaatcaaCAAGTAATCAAAGCAAGTTGCTGCTAATTCTAATCTTTGCAAACAATTTTGCTTTTTAAGCAGAAGTTATCTTCCGTGACACAGCTTCCGCAAAGAAATTGGTGCTTCAAAAACAGACTCAGCTTGTTACCAAACTTACATGATCTCAGTTAGCTTATGTAAGTCACATAATGCTCAACAAGAAACAAGAAACAAGGAAAATAAAAATGGAATGCAACCAAGCAAAACCAAGCAAAACTTTATGGATTATGATATACCAGAACCAACTAATGACAATACCAGTCTCCAGAACAGCAAAATCAGAAACCTACAtcagagatagaaatcaacatTCTGACAGAAAAAAGGGACACCCTAACACCTAAAAAACTCATAGAACCTCATCTACATATCAAACTTCCTTAGAGTAAAGAGAAAGTAAGAGGGAGTATACACCACCCTCAATCGCCCTTCCGCCGGAAGGAGCAGCCCTCGGTCAGCCTCGCACGTCCCCCGGTCGGCTGGCAAAGCACGGTCTGACAGTTCCCACAGACCACAACGGTCTGCGAGTGGCTGAACACAGTAGTACTGCAACACCCAACACAAAAAATATACAATTAGAATTGGCAAATAGATCACAATAAACCAGCACCAGTTAATGCCTTCAACATGAGTCAATCtggaatttattaaaaaaaaaaaaaacatacataCATAAGAAAAAAACTTACATGTTGAAGCATCCCTGGCACTTCACATCCTGCAATAAGACAAAACAAAACCCCaaaaaaaaatgttagaattattcattattaatttattaatttatgaagaaaaaaaatgaaagtttTGATCCCGAAATAATTTACCATGAAGAATGAATTAGGGGATTGCACGAGCCGCTTGAGCTTGTGCCTCCTCTTCTCAAGCTCGGGCGGGGGATTAAGCAGATCAATATCGTTCGGAAGCACCTAATCATTGACAACAGAATCGAATATTTTAGCAAAGAACTACAAAATTTAACAGAtaaacaaataaagaaaagaatcGAATCAAAGAATCCCGTCCCCCGCCCGGGCGCCCtccccccaacaaaaaaaaaaaactttggtaAAAGAACATACGAATTTGATCCCCGACCCACAGAAAAAGGAGATCGAATGAAACTTTTACAAGCAAAAAAACATCAGCAAATTAAAATAGCCCAAACGGGACCTCAATAGAGCCCTAAACCGAATTAGAGCAATCAAACACAAAAACGTAATGGATTACAAGCCCTAAAAGGACAATCATGACATCAGAATGACCGAAGATGACGCACAAAGGAATCAATCCACGAAAAAGCCCCTATGATACTAAAACCATAAACCCTACCAAGCAAAGAGATCGAGATCAAAGGGAGAGAGGTCGGAGAGCTACCATCTCCTCGAAACCTAGAAGCGCTCCAAAAGCCGAGATTTAACTcggtcttcctctctttcttcaccACGATCTAACCAGCGGCGGCAAAGAGGGTTCATAAACTTCCTCGAGACGGTCTTTATAGTGAAGGCGGAGAAATATTATCCGTCGGATCTAGTATTGGACAATCTTGACCCTTCGTGAGATGAATAAGGCCTTCACTATCTCTGTGGAGAAGGGTCTAGGCTTCTCTAAATCATTGGAGAACTTGATGCAAAAGGGTAGAGGCGGTTGGGCTCAGATAGGCCCGTCGGATGGACATGCGCCGCGTTTACAACAGGACGCGTGTCTGTCGTCAGATTGATCTCGAGAGCTCGAAGATGATGCAGCGCTACGCGCGTGAAATCACGTGGAGCGATCTAATTGAATGGTTGGATTAATCAGAGCCGTTGGATTCATGCAATGGTGGTTGAATTGATCAGAACCGTTGGATTCGTGTACCTATTTTTTTGGGTGTTATTTATTTACCTTTTCAATTTAAGCTTAGATTATCTTTGGTAGCTCGCAGTCTATCCAGATTACTAACAATTTAAAATGAATCCATCAGTTTGCTATATTTAGTATACTTTTGGATGACAATCCAAATTACCTTGATAATATAGATTGCCTCTTAAGAGACAATTCAAATTGCTTCCGAAAGAGATGGTTATCCAGATTATCATTTGTCATGTTGTAATCACACAAAACCCACTCCTCTATCCCCTCCTC
Above is a genomic segment from Elaeis guineensis isolate ETL-2024a chromosome 1, EG11, whole genome shotgun sequence containing:
- the LOC105060362 gene encoding small ribosomal subunit protein eS27y, with product MVLPNDIDLLNPPPELEKRRHKLKRLVQSPNSFFMDVKCQGCFNITTVFSHSQTVVVCGNCQTVLCQPTGGRARLTEGCSFRRKGD